The Maridesulfovibrio frigidus DSM 17176 genome has a segment encoding these proteins:
- a CDS encoding FAD-dependent oxidoreductase, whose translation MSSLNIVVIGGSAAGPKAAARAKRLDQSANVTLLQKAPEMSMASCGYPYYIGGNFDDRNQLIATPTGVIRNEAFFAAAKGIDARVNTEVTAIDRNNKNVDCVNVITGEKTTLPYDKLVICSGATPRRPPIKGIDLDGVQSLSKMSDSDNLRKLRDSGKVKDVVIVGGGLIGIEVCEALADSGMNVNVVEMLSQLLMFLDWELAKLMEKHVASKGVTVHTENGVAEFIGENGKLTGVKLTDGSIVPCELAVVAIGVVPNVDLAKEAGLNIGAFGGIAVDEHMRTSDSNIYAAGDCVEIPNRITGKMTYAPYGDLANLEARVAANNIIHGDSSTFPGTVNSGICKVFNFSAGSTGMSEKRAKEEGYEVVTATNASLDKPGFMGAKLLVSKMVAEAKTGRILGFQCVGPGEVNRQVAEAAMAVINGNTIYDIGVADLPYAPPFSLAIDHFIATAHILENKMAGLMTGICNVDVKKQIDAGSAPFIMDVRSPIEFEEMRLNVGETLIPLGAVRNSLDKLPKDKNAEIVTFCKISMRGYEAQRMLEANGWTNVKVMEGGIMAWPFKVDFK comes from the coding sequence ATGAGTTCACTGAATATAGTTGTTATTGGAGGTTCTGCTGCAGGACCAAAAGCGGCTGCACGCGCAAAGCGACTCGATCAATCCGCAAACGTCACACTTTTGCAAAAAGCCCCTGAGATGTCCATGGCATCTTGTGGCTACCCTTATTATATTGGCGGAAATTTTGATGATCGCAACCAACTGATTGCCACCCCCACAGGGGTTATTCGCAATGAAGCCTTTTTCGCAGCAGCGAAAGGTATTGACGCGCGTGTTAACACAGAAGTTACAGCCATTGATCGGAATAACAAGAATGTTGACTGTGTTAATGTTATCACGGGTGAAAAAACCACTCTACCTTATGACAAGTTAGTGATTTGCTCTGGCGCAACACCGCGTCGCCCACCTATTAAGGGTATAGACCTGGATGGCGTGCAGTCTTTATCTAAGATGAGCGATTCCGATAACCTACGTAAATTACGTGATTCCGGCAAAGTAAAGGATGTAGTTATTGTCGGAGGCGGATTAATAGGTATCGAAGTTTGCGAAGCTCTTGCTGATTCAGGCATGAATGTTAACGTTGTTGAAATGCTCTCCCAGCTACTAATGTTTTTGGATTGGGAATTGGCTAAATTGATGGAAAAGCACGTGGCATCCAAGGGAGTCACTGTTCACACCGAAAATGGCGTGGCCGAATTTATAGGGGAAAATGGAAAGCTGACGGGCGTCAAGCTTACTGACGGATCCATTGTACCTTGTGAATTGGCTGTAGTTGCTATCGGAGTGGTTCCGAATGTCGATTTAGCGAAAGAAGCAGGATTGAACATAGGTGCTTTTGGCGGCATAGCCGTTGATGAGCACATGCGGACTTCCGATTCTAACATATATGCTGCCGGTGACTGCGTAGAGATACCAAATCGCATCACAGGCAAAATGACCTATGCTCCTTATGGCGACCTTGCCAATCTTGAAGCTAGAGTAGCTGCTAACAATATTATCCATGGTGACAGCTCCACTTTCCCCGGGACTGTTAATAGTGGAATCTGCAAGGTCTTTAACTTTAGTGCGGGTTCCACTGGGATGTCAGAGAAGCGCGCTAAAGAAGAAGGTTACGAGGTGGTCACTGCAACAAACGCCAGCCTTGATAAACCGGGTTTTATGGGAGCTAAACTACTAGTTTCTAAAATGGTTGCAGAGGCCAAAACCGGACGTATACTTGGATTTCAGTGCGTTGGACCCGGTGAGGTTAATCGTCAGGTAGCCGAAGCCGCCATGGCTGTTATAAATGGCAATACTATTTACGACATCGGCGTAGCGGATCTTCCATATGCACCACCTTTTTCTCTAGCAATTGATCATTTCATTGCTACAGCTCATATTTTAGAAAACAAAATGGCTGGCCTGATGACGGGCATCTGCAATGTTGACGTTAAGAAGCAGATTGACGCAGGTTCAGCTCCTTTTATTATGGATGTTCGCTCTCCTATCGAATTCGAAGAAATGCGGCTTAATGTCGGCGAAACTTTAATTCCACTCGGGGCAGTGCGCAACTCTTTGGATAAACTTCCAAAAGACAAGAATGCTGAAATTGTTACATTTTGCAAAATCTCTATGCGAGGCTATGAAGCACAGAGAATGCTTGAAGCAAATGGCTGGACAAATGTGAAAGTTATGGAAGGCGGCATCATGGCTTGGCCATTCAAAGTTGATTTCAAATAA
- a CDS encoding anti-phage dCTP deaminase — protein sequence MSKPLLESVKNSQETLGYNSFEERKTKELLFAFVEPIGGGSKQIIELFKEKLKSPDFEYKINEITLSSLLTNEAIKNKFEAPDLPTSLSSIPKPSGQAIKISKLQQWGNCLREKKGFDFLAKKTIHEISSYRLKNKGIEKAKNGVPVPKSMKVVHIIRSIKHEDELRLLKSVYGDILFLIAVSGSREQQMNSFRPKETTKAADAQRKNEYEALSQIDLDEGIEHGQGVRDVFCQADLFLSSNEAAKSTTSQIDDFLNLIFGKTIKSPTAMERMMFEAFSASLRSTCLSRQVGAAISNEDNELISIGWNDVPAFGGGLASDEHKESCEALCKAKGHCRSSIEINKLLDTIYNQLRETKAILPETEKDDFCNTLKKAGISGLIEFSRAIHAEMEAILSAARTAKNGLNGGTIYVTTYPCENCVKHILAVGIKRLVYIEPYPKSRAKDFFEDFIVDDNGEPLPEDKLVFSQFTGISPQAYALLFKKWFERKDKSGNYKTRDGDILPVTSVYLDSYTLYEAQIVKELHNEKERATIPPN from the coding sequence ATGAGCAAACCCCTTCTAGAATCAGTGAAAAACAGCCAAGAAACTTTAGGTTACAATAGTTTTGAAGAAAGAAAAACTAAAGAACTACTATTTGCTTTTGTAGAACCGATAGGCGGTGGATCAAAACAAATAATTGAACTTTTTAAAGAAAAACTCAAATCACCCGATTTCGAATACAAAATCAATGAAATAACCTTAAGCTCACTGCTTACAAATGAAGCAATAAAAAATAAATTTGAAGCCCCTGACCTCCCGACATCTTTATCATCAATACCGAAGCCTTCGGGACAAGCAATCAAAATATCCAAGCTTCAACAATGGGGGAATTGCCTCCGAGAAAAAAAAGGGTTTGACTTTCTAGCGAAAAAGACAATTCATGAGATTTCATCGTATAGATTAAAAAATAAAGGTATTGAAAAAGCGAAAAATGGCGTCCCTGTTCCTAAATCCATGAAAGTAGTGCACATCATTCGCTCCATAAAGCATGAAGATGAACTTAGACTCTTAAAATCAGTTTATGGAGACATTCTTTTCCTTATTGCTGTAAGTGGCAGCCGTGAACAGCAAATGAATAGCTTTCGCCCGAAAGAAACAACGAAAGCAGCTGACGCCCAAAGAAAAAATGAATACGAAGCACTATCACAAATAGACCTGGATGAAGGGATAGAACACGGACAGGGCGTTAGAGATGTCTTCTGTCAAGCTGACCTATTCTTAAGTAGCAATGAAGCGGCAAAATCAACAACCTCACAAATAGACGATTTCTTAAATTTAATCTTCGGTAAAACAATAAAAAGCCCCACAGCCATGGAACGAATGATGTTTGAAGCCTTTTCAGCAAGTCTTCGGTCAACGTGCCTATCAAGACAAGTTGGCGCGGCAATATCAAACGAAGATAATGAATTAATTTCAATTGGATGGAATGATGTTCCCGCCTTTGGTGGAGGTCTTGCTTCTGATGAACATAAAGAGTCATGTGAGGCTCTCTGCAAAGCAAAAGGACATTGTCGGAGCTCCATAGAAATCAACAAATTGTTAGACACTATCTACAATCAGCTACGAGAAACAAAAGCGATCCTACCAGAAACCGAAAAAGACGATTTTTGTAATACTCTGAAAAAAGCCGGTATTTCAGGACTAATTGAATTTTCACGAGCAATACACGCCGAAATGGAAGCCATTTTAAGTGCTGCCAGAACAGCCAAAAATGGCTTGAATGGTGGAACTATTTACGTTACTACTTACCCCTGCGAAAATTGTGTTAAACACATTCTTGCTGTAGGTATTAAAAGACTCGTATATATTGAACCATACCCTAAAAGTAGAGCTAAAGATTTTTTTGAAGATTTTATAGTTGATGACAACGGAGAACCATTGCCTGAAGATAAGCTTGTCTTTTCTCAGTTTACAGGAATCTCCCCTCAAGCATATGCATTACTTTTTAAAAAATGGTTTGAAAGAAAAGATAAATCTGGTAATTATAAGACACGCGACGGGGATATACTCCCTGTGACTAGTGTATATTTAGATAGCTACACCTTGTACGAGGCCCAAATAGTAAAGGAGCTTCACAATGAAAAAGAACGAGCAACTATTCCTCCCAATTGA
- the hisC gene encoding histidinol-phosphate transaminase, with translation MSPIKVRPDVMETKPYVPGLTIEEIKEKYSLESVIKLASNENPLGASPVAIEAINRHAPDIFRYPHNGNPRLNKAIAERIGVTQKNIICGNGSDEIIDLLVRVKAEPGRDEVLSYESCFSMYNLMSRLSGINFRQIPREAEHKHPLKAMTAAVTDKTAIVFVTTPDNPTGLAVTAKEVREMAESIPEQTILAIDEAYIDFATPAAEYDMRPLLKEFPNVVLLRTFSKAFGLAGMRVGFGIMSTELTGFINRARPPFTVNLLAEEAAIAVLGDDKFYNDTVDVVLRGRKMFTDEIRGMGCEVLPSQANFIMFKPTRDAGEVFEELLKRGIIVRPLKSFGLSEYIRVTMGTDVENKIFIDTLKELL, from the coding sequence ATGTCCCCTATCAAAGTCCGCCCAGACGTGATGGAGACCAAGCCCTACGTTCCCGGACTCACCATCGAAGAGATCAAGGAAAAGTACAGTTTGGAATCGGTTATCAAGCTCGCAAGTAATGAAAACCCACTTGGAGCGTCACCTGTAGCTATCGAAGCTATCAACCGTCATGCTCCTGATATTTTCCGCTACCCGCATAATGGAAATCCGCGCCTGAATAAAGCCATTGCCGAGCGCATAGGTGTAACTCAGAAAAATATCATTTGCGGTAACGGGTCGGACGAAATAATAGACCTGCTGGTCCGGGTAAAAGCTGAGCCTGGCCGTGACGAAGTGCTTTCCTACGAATCATGTTTCAGCATGTACAATCTCATGTCACGCTTAAGCGGTATAAATTTCAGGCAGATTCCGCGTGAAGCAGAGCACAAGCATCCTCTCAAAGCTATGACCGCAGCTGTCACAGATAAAACAGCTATCGTCTTTGTGACCACTCCTGACAATCCTACAGGGCTTGCTGTCACAGCTAAAGAAGTTCGCGAAATGGCTGAGTCCATTCCCGAGCAAACAATTCTCGCCATTGATGAGGCATACATCGACTTTGCAACTCCAGCCGCAGAGTATGACATGCGTCCTTTGCTTAAGGAATTCCCGAACGTAGTATTGCTCAGAACATTCTCCAAAGCTTTCGGGCTAGCGGGTATGCGAGTCGGGTTCGGCATCATGAGTACGGAACTTACCGGATTCATCAACCGTGCACGCCCCCCTTTCACAGTCAACTTGCTCGCCGAAGAAGCTGCCATTGCGGTGCTTGGTGACGACAAGTTCTACAATGATACAGTGGATGTCGTTCTACGCGGTAGGAAGATGTTTACGGACGAAATTAGGGGTATGGGCTGCGAAGTCCTGCCATCACAAGCTAACTTTATCATGTTCAAGCCAACTCGGGACGCGGGAGAAGTTTTCGAAGAGCTTCTAAAGCGCGGAATTATTGTTCGCCCGCTTAAGAGCTTTGGCCTTAGTGAATATATTCGCGTGACCATGGGAACAGATGTGGAGAATAAAATTTTTATTGATACTCTTAAGGAGCTACTCTAA
- a CDS encoding universal stress protein, with translation MATIKKILCAVDFSDHSPVVADYAATLANTMGGEIICLYVAPSLDQYVGFHVPPSSIENFVGEIVTGADTTMENFINENFEGVPVSGKVVTGYAAEEIINIADSEKVDMIIMGTHGRTGIDRILFGSVAEKIVKSATCPVLTVRPE, from the coding sequence ATGGCTACCATTAAGAAGATATTATGCGCAGTTGACTTTTCAGATCACAGCCCTGTTGTTGCAGATTATGCAGCCACACTCGCTAATACAATGGGCGGAGAAATCATATGCCTATATGTAGCTCCTTCATTAGATCAATATGTTGGATTCCATGTACCTCCAAGCTCTATTGAAAACTTTGTAGGTGAGATTGTTACCGGAGCAGATACAACCATGGAAAATTTCATCAATGAAAACTTTGAAGGAGTTCCAGTTAGCGGAAAGGTTGTAACAGGATATGCAGCTGAAGAAATCATCAACATCGCTGACTCAGAAAAGGTAGATATGATTATCATGGGTACCCACGGACGCACTGGAATTGACCGCATCCTATTCGGTTCCGTTGCAGAAAAGATCGTAAAGTCTGCCACATGTCCTGTACTCACAGTCAGACCTGAATAA
- a CDS encoding HAD-IIB family hydrolase produces MNLSCKLKELFPNITGTENILLTDEVASSFYPQGSTRLAHMRQAARTAERISKQTGLSAERAENLITAALFHDVGYSEKLQQTGFHPLDGAAYLAYAGANDEVIEAVLWHSSTARDIQFLPEINKIYQNFTPPPESNLTLKGVSYCDFRTSPIGQSFTFGQRIAEFQKRFGPDSDAKAIAKVTLPKARATQASYIEDISNHQQQPLPWVFCDIDNTLIAPGKKLNDDTIQAISRYENAGGRMSLITGKHLISIRDLLIDTGLEGPHSGVNGSMMIKDDALTPYGPTVTEYEKIEDILIAEGINYASYVADGIWTRAKLTEDEIQSYVEVGEILPQSGATPNEGGIFKVLTYSNRKDRARCKFVRKLAADHGLACVRTADGFLEICPEGHGKHAAAIHIMREAGWHDLNSVSIGDSENDLTMFGATGLSAAVANGAEEVLPSADLHIPSCEDNGVAQLLDALVESAREGCWSIPQKWLAEY; encoded by the coding sequence GTGAATCTTTCCTGCAAATTAAAAGAATTGTTCCCCAATATTACTGGAACTGAAAATATCCTTCTCACCGATGAAGTCGCTAGCTCATTTTATCCGCAAGGCTCCACTCGCTTAGCACACATGAGACAAGCGGCTCGCACTGCCGAAAGAATATCCAAGCAAACAGGCCTTAGCGCCGAGAGAGCAGAAAACCTGATTACAGCGGCACTCTTTCACGACGTTGGATACTCAGAAAAGTTGCAGCAGACAGGCTTTCACCCCTTAGATGGCGCGGCATACCTAGCTTACGCCGGTGCTAATGATGAAGTAATCGAAGCCGTTCTATGGCACTCAAGTACAGCACGCGACATCCAATTTCTGCCTGAAATTAATAAGATTTATCAAAACTTCACTCCTCCGCCTGAAAGCAACCTGACTCTTAAAGGTGTAAGCTACTGCGATTTCAGGACTTCCCCTATCGGACAATCTTTTACTTTCGGACAAAGAATCGCCGAATTCCAGAAACGATTTGGTCCTGACAGTGACGCCAAAGCAATTGCAAAGGTAACCCTTCCGAAAGCAAGAGCTACCCAAGCTTCATATATCGAAGACATCTCTAATCATCAGCAACAGCCTCTTCCGTGGGTTTTTTGCGACATAGACAATACACTCATCGCCCCAGGTAAAAAATTAAACGATGACACAATTCAAGCCATATCCCGCTACGAAAACGCGGGAGGCAGGATGTCCTTGATCACAGGTAAACACCTGATCAGCATCCGTGATCTTTTAATAGATACAGGCTTAGAAGGCCCGCATTCCGGGGTAAATGGGTCTATGATGATCAAAGACGATGCGCTAACTCCGTATGGCCCGACTGTAACTGAATATGAAAAGATTGAAGATATCCTAATAGCTGAAGGAATCAATTATGCGAGCTATGTTGCTGACGGGATATGGACTAGAGCGAAGCTTACAGAAGATGAAATTCAGTCATACGTAGAAGTCGGAGAGATCCTTCCGCAATCTGGCGCAACTCCGAACGAAGGTGGTATTTTCAAGGTTTTAACGTATTCGAATCGCAAAGACCGCGCGCGATGTAAATTCGTCAGAAAACTAGCAGCCGACCACGGCCTTGCCTGTGTCCGTACCGCCGATGGTTTCCTAGAAATATGCCCTGAAGGCCACGGAAAACACGCTGCAGCAATACATATCATGCGCGAAGCTGGCTGGCATGACCTCAACAGCGTATCAATTGGTGATAGCGAAAACGACCTGACAATGTTCGGGGCCACGGGGTTAAGTGCCGCAGTCGCTAATGGAGCGGAAGAAGTTCTGCCATCAGCAGACCTGCACATCCCCTCATGTGAAGACAATGGTGTAGCGCAACTGCTTGATGCCCTTGTAGAATCTGCGAGGGAAGGTTGTTGGTCTATCCCCCAAAAGTGGCTCGCTGAGTATTAA
- the dsrP gene encoding sulfate reduction electron transfer complex DsrMKJOP subunit DsrP, protein MIEKALKGGPKYWSWIFFLLLIIGAGFTVYINQLQEGLTITGLSRDVSWGFYIAQFTYLVGLAASGVMIVLPYYFHHYKKFKGMVIMGEFMAIAAVVMCLGFIIVDIGQPQRMLNIIFHPTPNSILFWDMIVLNGYLLLNVVIGWTCLESERQRVKPPKWVKSLAYTSIVWAFSIHTVTAFLYSGLPGRHYWLTAILAARFLASAFCAGPAILLLVVFITRKVTGYDPGKSAIGTLAKIITYAMLVNVFFFLLEIFTAFYSNIPGHMHSIAYLFVGSHGHHELVPWMWTATALAFISLAMLVPPKFRDNQKMLPWALVMLVIATWIDKGLALLIGGLTPNPFNEITTYWPTGKELMISMMVYALGALVLTILYKIATDIKRDLGELTESD, encoded by the coding sequence ATGATCGAAAAAGCTCTCAAAGGCGGCCCGAAATATTGGAGCTGGATTTTCTTCCTGCTTCTAATAATCGGTGCTGGCTTCACAGTATATATCAATCAGTTGCAAGAAGGCCTCACCATCACTGGTCTAAGCCGTGATGTTTCTTGGGGTTTCTATATTGCCCAGTTTACTTACTTGGTCGGTCTCGCCGCTTCCGGTGTTATGATCGTTCTGCCTTACTACTTCCATCATTATAAGAAGTTTAAAGGCATGGTAATCATGGGTGAGTTCATGGCTATCGCAGCCGTTGTCATGTGTCTCGGTTTCATTATCGTAGATATCGGGCAGCCACAGCGTATGCTGAACATTATCTTCCATCCAACTCCTAACTCCATTCTGTTCTGGGATATGATCGTTCTTAACGGTTACCTTCTCTTGAATGTTGTTATCGGTTGGACATGTTTGGAATCAGAACGCCAGCGTGTTAAACCACCGAAATGGGTTAAGTCTTTGGCTTACACATCCATCGTATGGGCGTTCTCTATCCATACTGTTACGGCATTCTTGTACTCTGGGCTTCCTGGCCGTCACTACTGGCTCACCGCCATCTTGGCTGCTCGCTTCCTAGCGTCTGCATTCTGTGCTGGACCTGCTATTCTACTTTTGGTTGTATTCATTACCCGCAAGGTTACTGGCTACGACCCAGGTAAATCAGCAATCGGTACACTTGCAAAGATCATCACTTATGCAATGCTTGTGAACGTATTTTTCTTCTTATTAGAAATATTCACAGCGTTCTACTCCAACATTCCTGGACACATGCACTCCATCGCATACCTATTCGTAGGTAGTCATGGTCATCATGAATTGGTTCCATGGATGTGGACTGCAACAGCACTCGCATTCATCAGTTTAGCTATGCTTGTTCCGCCTAAGTTCCGCGACAACCAGAAGATGCTCCCTTGGGCGCTCGTCATGCTTGTTATCGCAACTTGGATTGATAAGGGTCTAGCTCTATTGATCGGTGGTCTTACACCAAACCCATTCAACGAAATCACCACTTACTGGCCTACAGGCAAAGAATTGATGATTTCCATGATGGTATACGCTCTCGGTGCTCTGGTACTGACAATCCTTTATAAGATTGCCACAGACATCAAGCGCGACCTCGGCGAGCTAACTGAATCTGACTAG
- the cmk gene encoding (d)CMP kinase, whose translation MATPFIITLDGPAGVGKSTLAKRLADHFEIAYLDTGAMFRATAWKLGEGSWDWDIEKIEGALKELSFTLTGSGSDSVLSLNDVPLTSDIRTETVAMWGSNLAMIPAVRTYLKIAQREIGKTTSLIAEGRDMGTVIFPQAPCKFFLDAALEERARRRFEQLEEMGKPADINDLIEQIGTRDDKDRNRKEAPLKPADDGIIIDTTNLDIDGVFDRLVAEVKKISS comes from the coding sequence ATGGCTACCCCTTTTATCATCACCCTTGATGGGCCGGCAGGAGTTGGTAAATCAACCTTAGCTAAGCGCCTTGCCGACCATTTTGAAATTGCATACCTCGATACAGGAGCAATGTTCAGAGCAACAGCGTGGAAACTTGGCGAAGGTTCATGGGACTGGGATATAGAAAAGATTGAAGGGGCACTTAAAGAGCTATCCTTCACGCTCACTGGTTCAGGAAGCGATTCTGTGCTCAGCCTTAACGATGTGCCGCTAACTAGCGACATCCGCACTGAAACGGTCGCCATGTGGGGCTCTAATCTTGCCATGATTCCAGCTGTTCGCACCTATCTGAAGATTGCACAGCGCGAGATTGGAAAAACCACTTCGCTCATCGCAGAAGGAAGGGATATGGGAACAGTCATTTTCCCACAGGCTCCATGCAAATTCTTTTTAGATGCGGCGCTTGAAGAACGCGCTCGTAGACGTTTTGAACAGCTTGAAGAGATGGGCAAACCAGCCGATATAAATGATCTTATTGAACAGATTGGGACTAGAGATGACAAAGACCGCAACCGCAAAGAAGCGCCTCTTAAGCCCGCCGATGATGGCATCATAATTGATACAACCAACCTCGACATTGACGGAGTCTTCGACAGACTTGTTGCCGAAGTAAAAAAAATATCATCTTAG
- a CDS encoding Crp/Fnr family transcriptional regulator — translation MEKQELKKIISKFTIFSNLDDLNLTWLVENSVVTPIPKKSLYLREANLLQGMHILLSGKVKLFKLAEEGKEQTIFVFGPGEPFCLCSTFSDGKMPANLSALEDSKVLFINPSKFEDLIKEDPSILLNMMSVMAKRLKEAMVMIDSLSLKQIPSRLAAYFLSHNENGWLKLDISYRELSKIIGVTPEALSRSLKKMSKHNLIEVDGTNVNLLDKTRLEACRDGNYLF, via the coding sequence ATGGAAAAACAAGAGTTAAAAAAGATCATTAGTAAATTTACTATTTTTTCAAATTTGGATGATCTTAATCTTACTTGGTTGGTGGAAAATTCCGTAGTGACCCCTATTCCTAAAAAATCACTTTATCTTCGGGAAGCTAATTTATTGCAAGGTATGCATATTTTACTTTCAGGAAAAGTTAAACTTTTTAAGTTAGCTGAAGAAGGAAAAGAACAAACCATTTTTGTTTTTGGACCCGGTGAACCATTTTGTCTATGCTCGACCTTTTCTGATGGCAAAATGCCTGCAAACTTAAGTGCTTTGGAAGACAGCAAAGTGCTTTTTATAAATCCATCCAAATTTGAAGATTTAATTAAAGAAGATCCATCAATTTTACTTAATATGATGAGCGTCATGGCTAAGCGTCTTAAAGAAGCAATGGTCATGATTGATTCACTTTCTCTCAAGCAGATTCCCTCCCGCTTGGCAGCATATTTTTTAAGTCATAATGAAAATGGGTGGTTGAAATTAGATATATCTTATCGGGAACTTTCAAAAATTATTGGAGTTACGCCGGAAGCTCTTTCAAGATCACTGAAAAAGATGAGCAAACATAACCTGATTGAAGTTGATGGTACCAACGTTAATCTTTTGGATAAAACACGATTGGAAGCTTGCCGCGATGGGAATTACTTGTTTTAG
- a CDS encoding alpha/beta hydrolase, whose product MKTKHQSYNVVIALFFIALLTALPACSSKKQAETNEPWYTKFANNLSTADPYQEVELFYASNRASTGKTVAADYYTDKSGPLTWGSCSVTIPYDEKTGSLQKSNFTIHTFDKSPAGSYDLLDIRALPMRGMSDNIDIRFADNSEKATLVFVPGYNISFEETALLTARVTYKLQFNGATLFYSWPANGSKLDYISDEQTAKNARPQLLEFLTEVATQTDTNAIYLVGHSMGCLPLSEVFVDLKSSLDPDDMEKFKELFLITPDINRNVFTNQIMSLMAGTETKITAYGSNRDKGMKESHSQRAGVRLADVKTDLAPIKGLKFIDATAMETSIDGTKYYEKKGTVLGAISATIHKDEPCPYSK is encoded by the coding sequence ATGAAAACAAAACATCAATCATATAATGTTGTTATTGCATTATTCTTTATAGCTCTACTGACAGCACTGCCAGCATGCAGTTCAAAGAAACAGGCGGAAACCAATGAACCGTGGTACACAAAGTTCGCCAATAATTTAAGCACTGCTGATCCCTATCAGGAAGTTGAGCTTTTTTACGCAAGTAATAGAGCGTCCACAGGCAAAACAGTTGCGGCAGACTATTACACCGACAAGAGCGGTCCTTTAACCTGGGGATCATGCTCTGTAACTATTCCATATGATGAGAAAACTGGCAGTCTGCAAAAATCAAATTTCACCATACACACCTTTGATAAGTCTCCGGCTGGAAGCTATGACTTACTCGACATTCGAGCTCTCCCCATGCGCGGTATGAGCGACAATATTGATATACGCTTCGCAGATAATTCCGAGAAAGCAACACTTGTTTTCGTGCCCGGATATAATATCTCATTTGAAGAGACCGCCCTTCTCACAGCACGAGTTACCTATAAGCTCCAATTCAACGGTGCCACGCTCTTTTACAGCTGGCCCGCGAATGGATCTAAACTCGATTATATCTCAGATGAACAGACAGCGAAGAACGCAAGACCGCAACTACTAGAGTTCTTGACCGAGGTTGCGACCCAAACCGACACCAACGCCATCTATTTAGTGGGGCACAGCATGGGCTGTCTACCTCTCAGTGAAGTTTTCGTGGACCTTAAAAGTTCACTAGATCCAGATGATATGGAAAAGTTTAAAGAGCTGTTCCTCATAACTCCAGACATCAACCGCAACGTGTTCACGAATCAGATAATGTCATTAATGGCTGGTACGGAAACCAAGATAACTGCCTACGGTTCAAATCGCGATAAAGGGATGAAAGAATCTCATTCACAAAGAGCTGGAGTCAGACTTGCGGATGTAAAGACAGACCTTGCGCCAATCAAAGGGCTTAAATTCATTGATGCAACAGCCATGGAAACGAGCATTGACGGGACCAAGTACTATGAAAAGAAAGGGACCGTGCTCGGAGCAATATCAGCAACTATCCACAAAGACGAACCGTGTCCATATAGCAAGTAG